The Nakaseomyces glabratus chromosome B, complete sequence genome includes the window ATAGAGGTTTATCGAGTTATAGAATGACCAAGATATTTACTGGTTGATTGTTATATTATGGGCATTGAACATGGTAGTTTATCATTTCTCTTAAGTTTTTAATCAGTTTACGTTAAATACTATTGAGTATCACTAATAATGATActcaaatattaaaaaagtACAATTAGTGTATTCTATTAACACAAATTAACGGGCTTTCACTTCGCTTTGCAATTGAACTTGCTACTTATTCTCGAGAAAGGGCAGGATAGTGAGAGAGTGAGAAATGAGATAAAGAATAGGGAGGAAACTGAATGTAGATACTACTACAGGGGGGTGGTTGGATGGAGAAATTTCGCGGAGGTGATTGGTTAAGCCAAATAGAGAGGAATCGTGGCTAAGTACAGAGGAGTGGTCTATAACTGAAAAACAATTCATAGTAGTCTATGAGCGGTGTGCTGTATTCAATTTTAGCAGATACGTCAAATTGTGGTCTTGAAGTACCTTTTATGCTAGTGTTTTTTAGTCTTGGATTAGGTTTTTATTAATCACTCAACGGAAAGTTAAGTAATCTGCCTTTTCTCTTATAGTATTAACTCGAGCCGTGTTTATTGTGAGAATTAATTTCGTCTATTTGCTACCAAATAAATGGCATAAGTACATTAACTGTACTCATTTTTTGAGCATAATTAATAGCTTTTGTAAGAGTGAATcgctaatttttttttcatttggCTTTTATTTATGCATAGTCAAACTCTTGTACTTTGTAActattcttcaaaaagaGAAGACATTGAGATAGTactttttttaattaaaaggGAAATCTCTTACTAAGATGTCAATGTTGGAGAATGGCTATTACCTGAACTTCATTCTGATAAGTGTGTGTGTTCTTGTGAGTTCATTTACGTTAATACTCTAGTGGTGTTAGAACTTCTCAATTTCGTGTGTGTTATACAATGGGGTTCATTCACTCTATATATaatagacaaaaaaattgctggtagcattgaaataaaagacaCAATTGTATATCAAGACAACTTCTTGTTTAAGCTCGTATTTTAGTTGGCTCTAAATTTTGCATGAGTCTTGTGTACAGAAACTAGTGAATACATGCATATCAATTGTCGATAAATAAGTGTGATATAAGAGATTTTTCAACAAGCCGACTGGCCCTTAATTTTCGCtccattaatttttttaatttcgTTCCGGTTCTGTCTCTCAGTTTTCTGGTGGCATCTTGAATTTTGCgcattgaaaagaaaacctCACTGTTTTGTAGTCTAACTTTCCAATTGCTAAGTGATTGGGCTGAGTATATAGTCTAGATCTTCATGTTTTCTAGGAGCTTATCCATTATTGGAAGGAGAGTTGGAAACACACTATTTAGGAGCAAGAAAACTACCTTTGCCTTAATTGCACTGCCATTATTTGTCAGCTATAGAGGGATTCATTTGAATAATACTTACACTAGTAGCATTAGAAACTACAGTCAATTAGCAAATACTAGGTTCACTAACATGCCGAGCTTGACGCCACCACAGTATCCACCTAGCTGGGAGTTCAAGCCAGAAGATATTCTATCACAAACTAAAGAATTTATTGCTAACACTAAATTGTTCTATGACGATTTAGTCGCCATTGATAATCCTACTATTGAAAACCTAATTGTACCTTACATCAAccatgaaaatgaaaacgAACTATTGATAAATCAGCTCACCTTTTTACAACATGTTTCGGAAGATAAAACAATTAGAGATGCGTCTATGGAGGCTACCATGCTATTGCAAGATTTCGAGATCGAATCTGGCTCTAGAGTTGATTTATTTAAACAATTCGATCTGATCTGGAATCAAATCAAGGATAAGAAGgatgaatttgaagatTTCGAAATTTGGCgatttgttgaaaaatgTCATAAGGACTATGTTAGGGCTGGTTTAAATTTGCCTGCCGATAAGCTGGAAAAGgtcaaagaaataaaaaagaaaatagcCGACAATTGTTTAAAATTCTCTAAAAACTTAGGAGAACAGAAGGAATATATATTGTTTACCGCTGAAGAGTTGAAGGGTGTTCCAGAAAGTGTCATTgaacaatttgaaaaagttaACGATGAGTTTggaattcaaaaattaaaagtTACTTACAAGTATCCTGATATTTTTCCTGTGTTGAAGAATGCTCAAAATCCTGAAACCAGGATGAAGGCATTCATGGGTGATCAGAATAAGGTTCCCGAAAACGAGCATTTGTTTAAAGatactttgaaattgaGAAATGAACTTGCCTTAGTCCTAGGATATGATACGTATGCTAACTATAACTTGGATATTAAAATGGCAAAAAATGCGGATACGGTGCTGTCCTTTGTGAATGATCTGATTGTGAAACTTCAAGACCCAGCCAAGAAGGAACTGGATATCttaaagaacttgaaaaaacaagaatttgaaaatgaattcAACATGGTATATGATGGtgattattatatttggGATCACAGATACTATGACAACAAATATCTAAAAGAGAATTTCAATGTCGATGAGGAAAAAATTGCTGAATACTATCCCTTGGAATCCACAATTGATGGTATGTTGAAAATTTACGAGACGCTTTTGAAGctaaaatttgttgaagtcaaggaaaacaagaaaactTGGCATGATGATGTCAAACAATTAGCAGTATGGAAGTTAGATACTCCTGAAAACCCAGAATTTGTTGGTTGGATCTTCTTCGATTTACATCCAAGAGACGGTAAATATGGGCATGCAGCAAACTTTGGTTTGTCATCCTCATATATAAGTGCAAATGGTACTAGGTCATATCCTATTACCGCTTTGGTATGTAACTTTTCCAAGTCTACCAAAGATAAACCATCATTGTTGAAGCATAGCGAAATTACTACCTTTTTCCATGAATTAGGGCATGGTATTCATGACTTAGTTGGAAACAATAGAATAGGTAGATTCAATGGTCCAGGTGCTGTACCTTGGGATTTTGTTGAAGCTCCCTCTCAAATGCTAGAATTTTGGACTTGGAATACAAAAGAGCTACTATCATTATCACAAAATTATAAGGATAACGCAAAAATTGATACCAAGCTGTTAGAGTCGTTGATTAAAACCAAGCATGTCAATGGGGCTTTGTTTGCTTTGAGACAGCTACATTTTGGCCTATTCGATATGAAGGTTCACATGATGAGTGCTGAAGAGTTAGACAAATTGGACATCAAAAAATTGTGGAATGACCTTAGAGAAAAGATCTGTCTAATTTCTAACGGTGACCAGCCAACCACCGGCTATAACTCGTTTGGTCATATAATGTCTGGCTCGTACAGTGCAGGTTACTATGGTTATATGTGGGCGGAAGTTTTTGCTACTGACATGTACTACACAAAATTCAAAGCAGACCCATTGAATCCGGAGGTTGGTGTCAAGTATAGGGATATTGTTCTAGCGCGTGGTGGTTTATACGAGATTGACGATAACTTGGAGGAGTTCTTGGGTAGAAAGCCTGCAAAGGATGCATTCCTGGAAGAATTGGGTTTACATTAGAGGTATactattataaaaaaaatattgtgCAGTATAGATGTCTTTTTAAGACAACTTTGCATGTTTTGAAAAGACATTCCCACATATTTTTACATTATGTTATGGTTATATGCTCTATTTCATCTAATAAACTTGTAGTAtctattaataaaaatatgacATGTGCCAAGAACGTTTTTTTGCCATCAGAAATTAGAAGTAAACGATTCTGAACAGaaaattttcttcaaagatGTATTTGATATCGTTTTCATTGCGAATCAGTTAATACACTATTTTAAAATCCATCTTTTCTCGGACGTCCAAATATTATGATAACGGTTTTAGTCTATCGAGCAACGGGTTCTTTCTGTATTTGATATAATGGCCATAACTATAGAATTAGTATAGAGCTAAAAGCTACGAACTAAGCATACTAGCAAGCTTAAGGATGGAAAACATAATGTACGAACCTACTCGATTAGAAAAACCAGCAAACACTTAGTTTTAGCTACCCCGCTTTCTCGAAACAATGTTCCGGGTAACATTAAATTTGGGAgggaaaattttttgttgttttggtTGGGTGGCGTTCTGCGCACATATGAGCATATTGAATCACTGTTTTAGCGTGGTTTTTAAGCCGTTTTGAACCTGAAAAGTAGCTAGAGATATGTAGTACACTCtcctttatatatgtgtGATTTTTTGCGTTTGTTAGAGCTCATATTGTGTCCAAAATAGTCATTTGTAGACGCCCAAAGGGTATCCCAATACTAAGGTTGGACTCCTTTTCAGTGTGTTGGAAACGTTACCCGGCTACAAGAATTTACCCTCTCATCTCTGGTTGTCTCGACTCCCTCCCTGCCTCCCTACAAACAAATGCACATGTGCACTAAGAAGCAAGTTTCTTCCAGAATAGGAAAACTTAACGTACAAACTACCGTAGGTGTCGACTCTTGGCCATAGTTAAGATATCATTTAGTCATTTTTGCTCAGAGGAAGAGCTTAGTTAAAGCTGTCTTCTGCCCTTGTCTTTACGACGCCTCTTGCTTTCTTATTGGAATTTTGCAACACCGTCCACCACCTGCGCCAGTGCGATGTTTTCTGCACACTTATTGGCAGCTTCTAGAAAGAACGATAAAGTGAGAAAATAGATGACGAGGATAGAAAACGAGATTCTACGGTAGTTTCTCAGCTAGCAAAGTTCAATTTTTACCCAGCTTATCAATTCTGTAACTTCGATGGCTTTCCAAAAGCAGCAGAAAAACTTGTCCAACTTGAGTTACCCTCACCCAAAACGGGGTTACCCTCCTTAGTTTTATGGAGGTTGTCCAATCAAAATCGagttttatcttttttcaCGCGTTGAAAAAGGCGGCATTCCAGACGCGAGTATAAATACAGAACTCTTTTTTCATCCCTGGTTATCCAATCCTGAGACCAGAATTTTCGTTTTTTGccgaattttttttttttttgggaaaatcttttttttgttcactTTTTACGGTCGAATCTTTTTTTAAGTTTGAGAggtttttgtttttttcgATTTCAACTTCTATTTTAGTTTCTCTTTTAGTACTTGGTTTTCTTAgactcttttttttattctggTTCTTCttagttttttcttcaaatttttttctcctTTAGAAGAGACCGAAGAAAATTATTTTCTCCAATTTTGGTACATCCTTCATATATTTAAATACGGGGATACCATCACGCTTCTTTCGATACTACTCAACGAAGGATCATACAGctaatttcatttt containing:
- the PRD1 gene encoding metalloendopeptidase (CAGL0B00418g~Ortholog(s) have metalloendopeptidase activity, role in proteolysis and Golgi apparatus, fungal-type vacuole, mitochondrial intermembrane space localization); its protein translation is MFSRSLSIIGRRVGNTLFRSKKTTFALIALPLFVSYRGIHLNNTYTSSIRNYSQLANTRFTNMPSLTPPQYPPSWEFKPEDILSQTKEFIANTKLFYDDLVAIDNPTIENLIVPYINHENENELLINQLTFLQHVSEDKTIRDASMEATMLLQDFEIESGSRVDLFKQFDLIWNQIKDKKDEFEDFEIWRFVEKCHKDYVRAGLNLPADKLEKVKEIKKKIADNCLKFSKNLGEQKEYILFTAEELKGVPESVIEQFEKVNDEFGIQKLKVTYKYPDIFPVLKNAQNPETRMKAFMGDQNKVPENEHLFKDTLKLRNELALVLGYDTYANYNLDIKMAKNADTVLSFVNDLIVKLQDPAKKELDILKNLKKQEFENEFNMVYDGDYYIWDHRYYDNKYLKENFNVDEEKIAEYYPLESTIDGMLKIYETLLKLKFVEVKENKKTWHDDVKQLAVWKLDTPENPEFVGWIFFDLHPRDGKYGHAANFGLSSSYISANGTRSYPITALVCNFSKSTKDKPSLLKHSEITTFFHELGHGIHDLVGNNRIGRFNGPGAVPWDFVEAPSQMLEFWTWNTKELLSLSQNYKDNAKIDTKLLESLIKTKHVNGALFALRQLHFGLFDMKVHMMSAEELDKLDIKKLWNDLREKICLISNGDQPTTGYNSFGHIMSGSYSAGYYGYMWAEVFATDMYYTKFKADPLNPEVGVKYRDIVLARGGLYEIDDNLEEFLGRKPAKDAFLEELGLH